Below is a genomic region from bacterium BMS3Abin08.
TTCGATATCATAAAGTGACTGCAAATTCATCCAGAACTCAGGAGCCACACCGAAAAATTTTCCAAGCTTCACCGCAGTTTCTGCAGTGATGCTTCTCTCGCCCTTGATGATCTGGCTTAATCGTGTCTGTGAAAGACCTGTCTCTTTTGACAGACGATAGACAGATATGCCCATCGGAATCAGAAACTCTTCTCTGAGAACTTCTCCTGGATGAATATTTTTTAAATACCTCATACCCTTAACTCCTTTTTATTATTTAAACCTTTAATGATAATCTGTTATCTCAACGTCATTAGCATTTCCG
It encodes:
- the higA-1 gene encoding antitoxin HigA-1, with protein sequence MRYLKNIHPGEVLREEFLIPMGISVYRLSKETGLSQTRLSQIIKGERSITAETAVKLGKFFGVAPEFWMNLQSLYDIEEAQKQYKKELKSIHSFEELKQGVA